Below is a genomic region from Sneathia vaginalis.
AAAACTCTTAGCTGCAGCTTTTGCTAATGAATAAAAGAATACAAAAGCACCTTTGTCTTCTTTATCTTTTTTTAATTCTTGTATTTGTTTTTTAGATTCTTCTAGTAGCTTATCTATTTCTTCTTCTTTTTCAGTTTTCTTTTCTAACTGTAGTTTTTCAAGTTGGAAATGTATGTTTGATAATTTTGCTGATAATTCTCCAGTTTTAAATTCTAGATTATTAATTTTAACTTGTGTTTCATAAGCTTTTTTAGCAGTAGCTTTATCTTTTTCGTCTGTTATGCTGTCATATATTGCTTTAGCAGATTTAATTTCTTCATCCAATTGTAATTTTTTAGCTTCTATTAATTTGTCATAAATTTCTTTGTTGTCATTATATTTCTTCTTATCTTCTGTTTTTGTAGCTTTTATAGTTTCTAAAGCTTTTTCGTATTCTTTTTTAGCTTTTTCTAATTCTTCTTTATGTTTAGCAAAGAAGTCTTTATCGTTTGATACTAAGCTTTGAGCGTATAGCCATTCAGAAGGATTTGCTACGTAATTACCTATTCCACCTTCATCAAAGTGTATATGTTGTACGAATGCTCCTGCTGTTAATTCTAGGTCTTTTACTCCTGTGTATTTAGCATCTAATTCATATGAGTGTGCATATGCATCTTTGTTTAATACTATATCTGAATCTGTTATGATATCTTTAACTTTTGAAGTACCTTTTACTTGGTATTTGAAGTTGAATTTACCATCTAATTCTAGATCCTTAATTCCTTTATAGTTTGCTCCAGCTTTCAATGATACAGCCATGTTCTTATCTGTCTTACCATCGTCTTCTTTTTCGTCTATAAAGTTGAATTCTCCATTTAATTTAGTATCTTTTAATCCTACATATGTTCCTTTTGTATTTAATTCAGCTTTTCTGAATCCATCTTTTGCATATACGTGCCCTATAGTTAAGCTTGCTTCTAGGTCTTCAAAGTTATTTAATTTCTTTGCTCCTAATTTTAATGTGTGTTCTGATGAAGCTGCTTTACCATATTCTCCATCTTTCTTTTCAAATGGGAATGTAGTCTTTGAAGTTAATGATACTTCTGCACCATTACTGAAGCTATGAGCTAATTGTCCTTCTAATTCTACATTACCTTTTTTGAAGTTTAATGTTCCATCTGCTTCATATTTAGCTTTAGGATTTAATGTTCCTTTTACGTATGATTTAATTCCAGCAAATTCAGGTAATTCATATTTAGCGTATACACTTGAATTGTCTAATAAGTTTTCTGTATACATTTCAGCTGTTAAAGGGTTAACTTTAGATATTTCTTTAATATCTTTATTCTTTAATGCTGCACCTAAAGTAAGTTTGTTAACTTTTACTTCACCTTTAAGCGATAATTCATCAAGATTTCCAGTAAGTATAGTCATATCATCTGCTTTAGTGAAGTTTAAATCACCTTTAAAATTACTCTCAACAAAACCAGTTGTTGCCATTGAAACAGTTGCAATTAAACTGGCTAATAATAGTGTTTTTTTCATAATCTCCTCCTTATTTTATTACAAATATATATTATTAATATTATTTTATATAAAAAGAGTGGAAATATGAATATATTTTTTAATTTTTTTCTAATTTAATATTTAACTAAAAATGGAAAGCACAATTTTAGTAACGAATATTTGTACTATTTTAAAATATTTAGTTTTTTAACTTCATATTTATTTCTTGTTGTCACGATTTAATTTCATTTTGTGAAGTAGAGTGCGAAAAAAATAAAAATTAATTAAAAAAAGTGAGATTTTTCAACCTCACTTAAATGATCTTTTATTTTAAATATATATTTTTTACATTTTCTCCAGATAGTCCATACTTTTCTTTAACTTCTATAGTTTTACCAGATTCAGTAAATGTATCATTAACTCCTACTTTTTTAAGTTTAATATTTAAATTATATTCTGCAATTATTTCTGAAATTATTGTTGCTAAACCTCCATAAATCGTATGATTTTCAACTGTAACAACTTTTTTAACTTTTTTTAATATGTTTACAAGATATTCTTTGTTTAACGGCTTAATTTGTTTTATACTGATTAATTTATTTTTAAATCCTAAATCTTTTAATAGTAAATAACCATCAAGTGCTTGCTTACAAGCAGTACCTTCAAAAATTATAGCACCATCATTTCCATCATCATAGATTACTTCGCTTTCTGATGAATAATCTTTTAAAGGAGTATTATGTATTACAGGTACTATATCTCTTGCACATCGTATATATACAGGTCCGTTTATTTCAATAGCTTTTTTTATTGCTGCTTCTAAATCGTTAACATCTATTGGATTTAATATTGTTAAATTTGGTAATGCACGGGTTAGTGCTAAATCTTCTAATGCATGATGTGTTGCACCATCTGGACCATCATCCATACCAGGATGTGTTCCTATAATCTTTATATTTAGTTTTGCATAACAGGCTTGTCTTAATTGAGTCCAAACAGTACCTGTGCAAAATATAGAAAAATTAACATAAAATGGAATTAAACCTTCTAAAGAAAGTCCAGATGTAATTCCTAGAGAATTTTGTTCAGCTATTCCTATTTCAAAGAATCTTTCAGGGAACTTTTCTTGGAATTTATTTGTTGTTACAGAACTTGATAAATCACTATCAATAACAACAATTTTATCATTATTTGTTGCAATATCTATCAAAATTTTACCTATATAATCTCTTGGTGAAACAGTTTCATAATTCATTGTATTCCCCTTTCTATATCTTTATATGCAATTTCTCTTTGTTCTTCTGTTATAGCACCACTATGCCATTTTGGATTGTTTTCCATAAATGATACACCCTTACCTTTTATTGTATTTGCTATTATGAAAGTTGGTTTTGAATTTTTTTTCTTTGCTGTAAGTATGGCTTCATTTATTTCATCAAAATTATGTCCATTTATATTTAAAACATTAAAACCAAAAGCCTTTATTTTATCATAAATAGGTTCAAGATTCATGACCTTATTAACATCACCTTTTGATGATAATTTGTTATAGTCAAGTATTGCAATTAAATTATCTAGTTTGTAGTGTGAGGCTGACATTAATGCTTCCCATATTTGACCTTCATGCATTTCACCATCACCTATTATACAATACACATAGTTATCATCCTTATTTAATTTTTTTGCTAAAGCCATACCAACAGATATTGATAAACCTTGACCTAGTAAACCTGTATTAGCGTCAATTTGATTTATTTTCTTTTTATCAGGATGACCTTGTAATTTTGAATTAACTCTTCTAAAAGTTGTAATATATTCACGAGGTATAACACCTTTTTCTAAAAATATTGAATATAGTGCAGGTGTAACGTGTCCTTTTGAAAGGACTAATCTTGAACGTTTATCCTTATTTAGATCTATTTCATATGTATATAGATAATTTAAAATATCAATACAAGATAAGGAACCTCCTGGATGCCCAGCTTTAGCATAAAAAATTAAGTCAATGATATCTTTTCTTAATATCTTTGATTGTTCAATTAAAGTGTTTTTGTTATACATATTTTTCCCCCATTATCTACCAAAAATTTTACCTACATAGTATACAACTAGTCCTAATGCAACAAAGTCTGTTTCTGGGAATGTAGTTCCACTTAGCCCAACTATTTTCATTATAGGGTAAATTACTGCTGGACCTACTGCAATTAAAATTCCTGTAACAAACCCTCCTAGTATGCAACCTTTCCATCCACCAGTGGCATTTCCGAATACACCTGCTGTTGCACCAATGAAGAAATATGGTATTGCAACTGGGATTATGACAACCATACCAAGAGATGCAAGTATAACCATTGTTAGTAGTCCACCTACGTAGGCTGATAAAAATCCTAAAACTGTAGCAGTTGGGGCATATTGAAAGACAACAGGGCAATCAAGTGCAGGTTTTGAATTAGGAATTAATTTTTCTGAAATTCCCACGAATGCAGGTATTATTTCTCCTAAAAACATTCTAACTCCTGTTATTATAATATATAAGGCTGCTGTGAATGTTAATGATTGAAATAATGGGAAAATCAACCAGTTTACACTTCCTGAAAGAGTACTAACATATTCTTTACCTGCTGCTATTGTTGCAATATAGAAAAATACTAAAATAGATATGCTTACTGAAACAACATAATCTTTAAAGATTGATAACCAACCAGGTAATTTTATCTTTTCGGTACTTTCTTTTGGATCACCAACAAATTTACCTAAAAATCCTGATAAAGCATATGCTAGAGTAACATAGTGTCCCATAGCTATTTCATCATGTCCTGTAACTTTTCTCATATACGGTTGAGCTATAGCAGGATAAATAGCAGCAGCTAATCCTAAAAGAATTGCACCTATTACTATAGTAACTATATTAGATAAATTTAGTGCTTTTAGTACAACTGTAAGTAATGCTGCAAGATATAAGTTATGTTGTCCAGTTAAAAATATATATTTGAATCTTGTGAATCTAGCAATAATTAAATTGAATAAAAATCCCAAAATCATTATTAGTGAAACAATAATTGCAAACTTAGATTGGGCAAGAGCTGTTACAGCTTCTGCTAAAGGTAGAACACCAGCTAATCCAAATCCTTTTTGAAAAAGATTTTGGAAACTATCAAGAGCTTTTACAGCCATTGCACCTCCACCACTAAAAATTAGAAAACCTACAATAGTTTTAATAGTACCAGATATAACTTTAGTAGCAGGTTTCTTTTGTAAAATTAGCCCAATTAAAGACATTAACCCAACTAAAATAGCTGCTTGCCCTAATAAGTCAAAAACTATAATTTTTACAAATTCCATAAAAATATTCCTCCTATTGATTTTTATTTAGATAATCAAGTAATTTGGCTTTTAATTCTTCTTTATTCATTAAATCTTCAATACCTATAACTGCTTTTACATCATCTTTTACTTGATCTACAAGATCATTCATTGTTACAACAAAATCTACATCATAATTTGTTATTGCACTTAAAACATCATGTTCTAAATCTATATCTAAATTATTTTCAGATATAACTTGTTCTAATTTTATTCTTAACATCATGGAACTTCCCATACCTGTTCTACAAACAACTAAACCTCTTTTCATAATTTAACATCTCCTTTATTGTTAATATATTTTATAAATTCATCAATATTAAATTTATTGTTATTTAATGATTCAAATAAATTTTTATCTTCTAATATAGATGTAATTGATTGGATTTTATCTATATGTTCATTTGAATTTAAAGC
It encodes:
- a CDS encoding PTS ascorbate transporter subunit IIC, translated to MEFVKIIVFDLLGQAAILVGLMSLIGLILQKKPATKVISGTIKTIVGFLIFSGGGAMAVKALDSFQNLFQKGFGLAGVLPLAEAVTALAQSKFAIIVSLIMILGFLFNLIIARFTRFKYIFLTGQHNLYLAALLTVVLKALNLSNIVTIVIGAILLGLAAAIYPAIAQPYMRKVTGHDEIAMGHYVTLAYALSGFLGKFVGDPKESTEKIKLPGWLSIFKDYVVSVSISILVFFYIATIAAGKEYVSTLSGSVNWLIFPLFQSLTFTAALYIIITGVRMFLGEIIPAFVGISEKLIPNSKPALDCPVVFQYAPTATVLGFLSAYVGGLLTMVILASLGMVVIIPVAIPYFFIGATAGVFGNATGGWKGCILGGFVTGILIAVGPAVIYPIMKIVGLSGTTFPETDFVALGLVVYYVGKIFGR
- a CDS encoding transketolase family protein yields the protein MNYETVSPRDYIGKILIDIATNNDKIVVIDSDLSSSVTTNKFQEKFPERFFEIGIAEQNSLGITSGLSLEGLIPFYVNFSIFCTGTVWTQLRQACYAKLNIKIIGTHPGMDDGPDGATHHALEDLALTRALPNLTILNPIDVNDLEAAIKKAIEINGPVYIRCARDIVPVIHNTPLKDYSSESEVIYDDGNDGAIIFEGTACKQALDGYLLLKDLGFKNKLISIKQIKPLNKEYLVNILKKVKKVVTVENHTIYGGLATIISEIIAEYNLNIKLKKVGVNDTFTESGKTIEVKEKYGLSGENVKNIYLK
- a CDS encoding transketolase; protein product: MYNKNTLIEQSKILRKDIIDLIFYAKAGHPGGSLSCIDILNYLYTYEIDLNKDKRSRLVLSKGHVTPALYSIFLEKGVIPREYITTFRRVNSKLQGHPDKKKINQIDANTGLLGQGLSISVGMALAKKLNKDDNYVYCIIGDGEMHEGQIWEALMSASHYKLDNLIAILDYNKLSSKGDVNKVMNLEPIYDKIKAFGFNVLNINGHNFDEINEAILTAKKKNSKPTFIIANTIKGKGVSFMENNPKWHSGAITEEQREIAYKDIERGIQ
- a CDS encoding PTS sugar transporter subunit IIB codes for the protein MKRGLVVCRTGMGSSMMLRIKLEQVISENNLDIDLEHDVLSAITNYDVDFVVTMNDLVDQVKDDVKAVIGIEDLMNKEELKAKLLDYLNKNQ